The Vanacampus margaritifer isolate UIUO_Vmar chromosome 16, RoL_Vmar_1.0, whole genome shotgun sequence genome includes the window GAACACAATAACAGCTGCATGCTATTCCGCGTTTCCTTTCCAGCATTTAATGCAGTAACAAGTTTAAAATCACTTCAGACGGGAGGGTGCAGTAcaccacaaaaacctggcaggggtgtgtagactttttacatCCGCAGTATCTGCGACCGTTGCAAAGCGGGCCTCCGGAGAGTGCAGGGAACGTGCACTGCATTACCTCTCGAGTGCTGCCGACTTTTGCATTGTTGCAGCTGTGCTTATCGCCACCACTTGTAAAGGCTGACTGGCATCCAGGAATGCCAAGGCTGAGCCCAATGGAAATTCCCCAGTCGTTTTGTTCACCCAGGGACACTCtgactacaacaacaaaacgccTTGTGagcggaaaaaaaacacattgttttATTAACCCTCCATCTTGAAATTtcctaatattttttaaacctctTTTAATGCAGTGATTTAATGTCGTACTCAATTATCAGtagatgtatttatatatatatatatatatatatatatatattttatttatttatttatttatttttgctttatggTATCGGTGTTGTAGGTTTGACCTGGACAGTTAATTGTGTTTGTGAACTCCACAAGTCACCTTCCAGGATCTCTCCTTGGACTTTGTTCCCAGGAGGGGCGGCAAGAGATGAGGTGTTCAGGGCCACAGCGCCACTTGTCTTGTTCAAAAGCCCTCTGCTGATGCAACCCAACATGCGGTGTTTACGTACAATGCTGACAACTTTGCATACCGCTTCATGATAAAGAATGCGGTGTTCTTTTGGGACTTTGAATGATTTAGtagagtttttgtttgtttgttttttaacccaaagttttttcatatttatgttttgttttttaatggacaCGTATATGCGTATATTTTGGGATTAATTATCGCTTTGGAATgcttacattaactcattcactgccattgacggctatagacgtcaaaaattcatttgaactatttctattagtttaacattttttttcacgcttttcttaacaagagtatgaaaacctagcaaaaaaatattgtacatttagaacagatataaaatttgtgattaatcgtgagttaactattgaagtcatgcaattaattacaattaaaaaatttaatcgcgatttaaaaaaaagaaaagcaaattaaaaattaggggcgtcaggcgatacattttttaaaattttatttaaatagacgtttaaagccgtcaatggcagtgaatgaataaaatttaaaaaaagatttaaaaaaattggggttttaattgtaattaatcgcatgacttcactagttaactcgcgatcaatcacaaatttcatgtgttctaaatgtacaattaaaaaaattctaggttttcatactcttgttaacaaaagtggaaaaaatgttaaactaatagttcaaataaatttttgacgtctatagccgtcaatggcagtgaatgagttaatttgacaTACATAtaattatcaaaaatatatgataacacaaatgaaaatgtcagtGTCAATTTGATCCGTAACGTAAGAGGAAAGCAACCCGTAAATTAGGGTGCTGCTAATTCAAGGCACCAGAGTATTCCCAAGAGGAGCGTCACCCGCGCGGATGGAGGTCGGAGCATGAGCGCCATTGCCCGTCGCCTCCGAATCCCCGACGACGTCGAGGCTCGCGCCGGCTCCGCAGTCCGTTTGATTCATCCGCCGCTCCAGCAGCGTGATGCGTTGCTTCAGCCTCCGCTGAGTCTGCGCGTACTCGCCGAGAAGCCGCGAGAAGCGAGTATGGAGGCCGTCGAGGGACGACTCCAGCCTCTCCACCTTCTCTTCCGTGTCTTCCCTCTGCAGGCCGCCGCTCTCGGCGTCGTGCTCCAGCATCCCCTCCTTGATCAGGATCTCGCGGCCCCGCTCCTCCAGAACCGTCCTAGCGTCCGGATACTCCGTCACGGCCTCCATCAAGTCGTCCTTTGAGAGGCAGAACAGGTCCGAGTATCCCAGACTGCGGATGTTGGCGGTCCGGCGGTTTCCCATTTTGCTGCCTTTAATATTCAAAATGCTGATTTCTCCAAAGCAGCTGCCGGCGACGAGGAGGGCGTATTGCGTCGCCCCGTCGTCTCCCACCACAGCCAGTTTCCCCTCTTTGATGATATACATCTCCTTCCCGATGTCCCCTTTCCTGCAGATGTAGTCTCCAGGACTGAAGACCTGCGGCCGCAGTTTGAGCACCAGCTCCACCAGCAGTCCCGCCTCGCAGTCCTGAAAGATGCGAACTTTCTTCAAAGTCTCCAAGTGGACGTTGATGGCGATCTCGGCTCGCAGTTTATTGGGCAGGTTCTTGAGCACCTCCTGCTCGTCCACAGCTTTCTTGTTGGTCCAGAGGTAGTCGAACCACTTGATGACGCGTGTCTCCAGTTCCCTGCCGACTTTGCGGAAGTGCATGTAATGTTTGATGGCGTCGATCCGAGCCTGGAACTCGGCACGGGTGGCGTTCATGTTGGCTATCATGGAGCCGACGTTTCCAACGATGGTGGCGAAGATCAGGACGCCGACGAGGAAATCGAAAACCACAAAAAGGTACTCTTCGTCTCGCACCGGTGCAGGCATCTCTCCAATAGTGGTGAGGGTGAGAGTGGACCAATACAGGCAGTAGACGTAACTTCGAGTTAGGGAGGAATACTCCGGTTTGGAGATGTTTGGGAACACCCAAGTGTCCGAACCCAAGCCTAAAGACTTGGATATGGCGTAGTAGATGCAGGCATTCCAGTGAATGATGACCAGGATGTAGAGCACCAAGTTGCAGATGCGGAAGATGTTGGGGTAGTTGGTGCGCGTCTCGGTGCGGTCGAAGAACTCGAACATCCGCGGGAAGCGCAGCAGGCGGTTGAACCTCAGCTGAGGCGTGTGGATGCCGGTGGAGAAGTAGGCCAGGTCGGTGGGCAGGATGGACGCCACGTCCAGCTTGAATTGTAACGTGCGGACGTAGCTGTCCTTCAGCTTCACGTGGTCCTTCACCAGGAGGCCTTGCTCCAGGAAGCCTGGAGGCAAATGTGAGATTAGGCCtctccaggtccagaaagtaaaaaaaaaaaaaaaaaaacttgagccACAGGTGCATCTACTCCATTGGCAGGTAAGAACTCATTTACCCGCTACTTTCTACTTGGCCTTCACTATGCACACTTTCTAGTTGAACCCAGTTAAGATTGTGGACTCACAAATTGCTACATGGGATaggccaggggtctgcaacctctAGTCCCTCtactgtggatctctaaaaattcatgtgtgtttacatttttattttttacattcattatttaaataaacattgtagatttttaaaaatgtttaaaaacttaccataaaatgtcaaaaaccaaaagaaagacagaaaatgaccataaaatgtctttggaattgcaattttttatttttttttaattcggaaaatgtatttttaaaataaaaaataaaattaaataaaaaagcagaaatgaaaacat containing:
- the cnga2b gene encoding LOW QUALITY PROTEIN: cyclic nucleotide gated channel subunit alpha 2b (The sequence of the model RefSeq protein was modified relative to this genomic sequence to represent the inferred CDS: inserted 1 base in 1 codon; deleted 2 bases in 1 codon), with product MTGHTPERDRSPHNLSVKTSLEEEIERAESILSRVPSICDDTSSELQRVAALEPHGGNSTNXFERNGAVSRLVSLVVRLREWAHRSLTQEQERPDSFLERFRGPELRNAPSRASNTQTDANENDAKGILRKKLEVFVVSPSDDAYYRWLFVIAAAVLYNWFLVVARACFDRLQVANYICWLVLDYLADTVYIMDTCVRLRTGFLEQGLLVKDHVKLKDSYVRTLQFKLDVASILPTDLAYFSTGIHTPQLRFNRLLRFPRMFEFFDRTETRTNYPNIFRICNLVLYILVIIHWNACIYYAISKSLGLGSDTWVFPNISKPEYSSLTRSYVYCLYWSTLTLTTIGEMPAPVRDEEYLFVVFDFLVGVLIFATIVGNVGSMIANMNATRAEFQARIDAIKHYMHFRKVGRELETRVIKWFDYLWTNKKAVDEQEVLKNLPNKLRAEIAINVHLETLKKVRIFQDCEAGLLVELVLKLRPQVFSPGDYICRKGDIGKEMYIIKEGKLAVVGDDGATQYALLVAGSCFGEISILNIKGSKMGNRRTANIRSLGYSDLFCLSKDDLMEAVTEYPDARTVLEERGREILIKEGMLEHDAESGGLQREDTEEKVERLESSLDGLHTRFSRLLGEYAQTQRRLKQRITLLERRMNQTDCGAGASLDVVGDSEATGNGAHAPTSIRAGDAPLGNTLVP